The sequence below is a genomic window from Salinispira pacifica.
AGTTGCCGATGGAAGCCTCTTGAATCTCATACGCCTCTTTCTTGAAAGTGGTGTGATGACGGATGCTGGTGAAGAGAACACTGAAGAAGGGAGTCCCCAGGGCGGGGTGATTAGTCCGCTTCTCGCGAACATCTACCTCGACTTCTTTGACCAGTGGAGCATGGCACGAGGGTATCGCATAGTTCGCTATGCCGACGATATCCTCATCTTTGCTTCATCACAAAAAGGTGCGGAACGTCGGCTTGCAGCTGCAACGCATTTTCTGGAAGAAGAAATGGGACTGGCTGTGAATCGTGAGAAAACTCACATTACAAACCTGTATAAGGGGGTGCGCTACCTTGGAGTAGTAATCTCTCGTCACCACACCCGGATTCAGGAAAAGAAGGTGAAAGCCTTCAAGGACAAGGTCAGGAAACTGACCCGACGCAACAGCGGGAGACCGCTGGGATCGACAATTTACGAACTCAATCCAGTACTACGCGGGTTTGCTAACTATTTCAGGATAGCAAATTGTACGAAGGTATTCAGGGAGCTGATGAGCTGGGTACGCAGGCGATTGCGGGCTATTCAGTTGCGACTTTGGAAACGCTCTTCCCGGCTGCACCGCCGATTGCGGCAGCTGGGATTTCAAGGCGAATTCAAACACATCAAGATGAGTTCGTGGAGATCGGCTAAAAGTCCGCTTGCAGCCATGGCGCTGCAAAACAAGCACTTTGAAGAGATGAATCTGTTTTCTCTCGACAAGGTACAGGTCGCAATTTCTGTCCGGCAGCTTGCTGGATAACTGAAGACAGGAGCCGTATACGAGGTCCGTACGTACGGTTCTGTGAGAGGGACAATAAAGGAGGTCATTCCTCCTTTATTGCCCTACTCGATCTATCTGCAGATGGTTCAGGCTGCCCCTGCCCGGGTATCAGTACCGGTATCTGAAGCTGATCTGAGGGTAGAGTTCCACGGCAAATTGATTCTGCAGGGAACCGGCAGTGGGGAGCCATGTGAGACCGTATCCCACTTCTATGGGAATGGAAAAATGGCTGAAGCCGATCAGTTCCATCCCTATTCCGAAACCTGCGGTGAATTGGGGCGTATACGAACCTGAGTAGGGCGGCACTTCAACATAGGTTTCACTCTCCTCATCATAATAGGAGTCATCCACCCAGGGGATGTATCCCCGGTGCATAATCGAAGTGAAAATGTAGAGATTTCCTCCCAGAATGTCCTTCCACTGACTGCTGAACACCCGCCAATGATGTGAAAACCCCAGGCTGTAATCCAGAAGATTGCCGTAAAACTGAATTTCCGGAGAATAGAGTGCTCCGGCCACAATCTGCCACCCTTTGCTGCCGTATGTTTTGTGATAGGTAAGGCCTGTGCCGGTCATGGGACCTGCGGAAAATCCCAGGGCTTCATCGTACACCTCTGCAATGGGGGTATGATGAGCTTCGCTGTTTTCCGACTCAATGGAAAACGCCGGTGTGAGCACCAGGAACAGCAATGCCCCGAAACAAAGCAGAGTTTTATTATAGATTGTTTTCATGGTAATCCTCCCCCGGATTCCCATGGGGAATCCGTATCCAGGAGTATAAATGTATACCCTGTAAAAGATGTTTACCAGATTCTGACCGGTAAAAGGGGAAGCTTAAAAAAGGGATGGCAGAAGAACTCCGCCATCCCCCTGGATGTTTAATGTGCCTAGAACATCAGTTCACAGGAATGAGCAGCATTGAACGGATGAGGGCCCGATTGACCTCCCCGTCCATGTTCCGGTTCTCCGGCAGATAGCGGAGCTGAAATGTATGGCTTCCCTGTTCAAGATTCATGAAGAGTCCTGAAGAGAGGCCGAAATCATCCCATTTTCGTTCGCCCCTCTGGGGCAGAATAATCGCTCCCTGCCGCTGTTCATCGGCAAACAGGGTACGGATTGCGGTTTTGTTATTGGTATTGATGGGACCTGATCCGTTTGCATATTCAAAAACGATGTAGAACCGGCCGTCCTCTTCTACATCTGTGCTGAACTCAAGAATCTGTTCGGGATCAGGAACAATCTCCACCGCTTCGTCGCCGGCGGGTGTTCTCAAAACCGAATCCGGATCGTAGGTCCAGCGGCTGAGATTGGAATGGAGTGTACGGTTTTCCCCTTCCCTGGTGGAAAGGACGCTCCAGATATCGCCCCTGCCCTGCCTTCCGGGCCCGGCTTCACCCATGGGTGAACGTTCCCGGCCGTTCCACAGGAAGCTTCGGGCATCAGACTGCAGGCTCCGGTAACTGAAATTACTTCCGGTATCCTGAATAAGCGGATCCTTGGGGGCTTCAATATCCGAGGCGATGAGGTTAATGCTCCCCGAATCTCCGGATTGCTCAAGAACAATATCAATCTGGACAGGGCCCTGCCTCCACTGAAGAATGTTACGGGGGTCAGCAGGCTCACCGTCGATTTGCATTGATGCGATCCGGGAACCTGTGCCCCTGACAGTCATATTCAATTCCATGCCTCTGAGCGTAAAACCGCTGAGGGTCACAGGCCCGCCTCCTAGGTTCTCAGGAAGCATAGGAGCAAAAGTCACCCCGTCACGCTGTACGTTGATGCCGAACAGCCCCCGGTACACCATGCCAAGATATCCGGCAACAGACCAGAGCTGACGTTCTGAGTTGATCTCGGTACCGCTGTAATGGCCGTTGTCGTACACCATATTCTCCATGTGACTGAGGAAGAGGGCTGCGGACCGGGTCATGGCTTCCAGACTGTGGCTGAAGGCTGCCAAGTTGCCTTCCCGCACACCTGCGATGCCGTAGTAGGCTTCAACAAACGGCCAGATCCCCTTGTTGTGATAGGGAGGAATCCCGGGCTGCTGGGGCTCGATTGTGGGAATCCCGAAATGTACCACCGGAATTTCTGTGCTGAGACTGATCTCTCCGCCCAGAACCGCTGCCGGTGAATCCTGTTCTGCGGCCAGAATTGCAGCCAGAGAGTTGCTCAGGGTACCGGTTTTATCAACAGGCCGGCTGCCCTGAATCGGCGGATACAGGTAGAGGCTGTACAATCCGTTTTCCAGCCGGAATGCGTCGGCAATCAGGCGGTATTGCCTTTCGGCCATCCGGAAATACTCCATGCTCATTGGTGAGTCGCCTGCTTCGTCGTACATGTATGAGAGAATTTCCAGAGCCCGGGCATGCAGCAGGTTGGTGCTCATTGCCTTGCTTTCATAAATATCTTTGGGTTCCATCCATTCAGGATATGTCTGCTCCCGCCAGTCCAGGAAGGAAGTTTCACCGAACAGAAGGCCGGTTTCCCGGTCCAGGGCGTTGAGCGTATCCCGCTGAATGCTGCGCTGGAGAATTTCCCGAGCATCATCCAGCCATTGAGCATCTCCCGTTGCCAGATACAGCTCCCAGGCTGCAATTGCCCACACAATTCTGTCGGTTGAGATGGGCCAGGATCCTCCTGTACCGGTGTCCTGAATAATTTCTCCGTATTCGTTCACCTTGGCCATCAGACTGGTCAGGCTGTTTTCCGGGAGTACATAGGCAAGGGACAGCTGTATTGCATAGGATATGTCCCTGGTCCACACACCGTTCCATTTTTTCCCCGCCATGAAGCTTCCGTCGGAGCGGATATCCTGCAGGCTTTCTTCCAGAGCCATGTTGTACAGGGCTTCGTAAATGGGTGCTTCGGGACTGCTGAACTGCGGAAGAGAAGAGATATCCTCCTGGAGCAGCCAGGTTCTCTTCCTGGTTCCGTAGGTTGACTCGATCTTTTCGCTGCTGATTACCGTTGCGGTTTTCTCACCCTGGACCACTCTGTCCGGGTAGATTTCAAACTCTTCGTTCACCGGATACTCCCGTTCGAAACGTTCAACCCTGGGCGCCGGCGGCGGCGGAGGCGGGCTTGAACAGGCGGTGATAAAAACCGCCGCCAGTAATACAAATCCCCAAATCATGATGCTGGCAGTGCGCTGCATTGTGTTCTCCTTGATTGTATTCCGCCAAATGCGGATATATGATTGGCTGTGGTGGTTACTTCATACTGCGGTTTCTCAGATGCTCCAGGGCCAAAGGGCCACGAACAGATATGCCGGGTTTGAGGATGATCTCCTGCTCCCCCAGAAGAACGGTATCATTGATTAATCGGTACAGCAGCCGGGCTGCCTCATATCCGATCTCATCTTTGGGCTGATGAATGGTGGTGAGACCCAGGAAGCCGGTAAAATCCAGATCGTCATAGCCGATAATTTCCAGATCCTTTTCCCAGCGGGCTACCGCCGGAAGAGATTCCAGGGCGTGGCTGTCGGAGAAAAAGAATATGCTGTCGATCTCGGGATGCTCCTTCAGCAATTCTTCCACTGCGGTATCGCTTTCAAACTGGTTGGGAACCAGTTTTTTCCCCACAACGGATATATCCGATTCTTCCAGCCGGCGCTGAAACCCGTTGAAGCGGTCAATCTGCTGCTGGGGGTTGCCCACGTCACCTACATATGCAGGGTACTTCAAGCCTTTGGATAGTATATGTTCCGCAGCCAGTTTTCCTCCGTAGCGGTTATCAACATACACCGACGGCCTGTGAGGCTTATGGTAGTCCAGGTAACAGTAGAGCAGCTTTTCATGATTCAGCATCTGCTCCTCTTCCCTGCTGAGATCATGGCTCATCACAAAGAGACCGATAATGTCTTCCTGAAGGATGTGACTCATCGCCTGTTCAGGGTGTTTGCCCCGGTTGAAGAGGATGAGGTTCATATCCATCTCTTCAACAAAGCGATAGATGCCCCGGAGTATGTAAAAATAAAATGGATGAATAAACAGGGGCATGAGAACGCCGAAGAAGCCGGAGCCCCTGTTTCCGGAAACCAGTTTTCGAGCTATCTTATTGGGGCGGTAATCCAGTTCCTTAATTGCCGCATGCACCCGGTCCCTGGTTTCGTCGCTCACAGGTCCGGTGCCGTTTACGACCCGGGATACGGTACCCAGACCGACTCCCGCTCGCTTGGCAATATCCTTCATCGTACTCATGATCATCCTCGGAGTGGAAACGTTTCCACCATTATATTACACAATACTGTCAAAGACAATACTGGAAATCATCCAATCGGCATGCACCCACAGCGGCATGAGCAAAAACCCCGCCAGCAGATAGGGCCCCACGGGAGCAGCAAAACCCCTGAGAGATTTCCATCGTCGGCGTCCGCCATATTTCAGTGAACAGAATACTCCATGAATCAGAAAAAGGCTGCAGCATCCCAGTACTCCCCTGTACCAGGTCGCAGCCGGTACAGACAGAGCCAAAGCGGTCAGGAGTTTCCCGTCCCCCCAGCCGAAACTTCCCGGGAAAACCCGGGCCGATGCGGCGGTGAACCACACAATCGCCCCGGCCAGCACAATGCTCTGAAGCATATCACCCGGGGTTCTGTGTACAGCGTACAGCAATCCGGGAAAAAAGAACAGAAGGGTGCCTGTATCGGGAATAATCTGTTCCCTCACATCCCGGGCGGCGCAGACTTCCAGAAGAAGAATGACAAAACCAAATCCCGCTGTATTTTCCATACAGTATATACCGGGAAAAACCTGATTTCTGCCTTGTGTTCAGCGGGATATCCCCGTGTATAAAAAAAGGGCAGCCCGTACCAAGCATTTTGGGGATGCATAGGAACGAACTGCCAACATCAAGGGGTGTGCACACCGGTTGCAGGCCGACGGCCGTTCAGCCTATCTGTTAAGCCTTCAAATTGGGGATTATCCGGCTTTCCAGCCCCTGAAGCGAAGTGGTAAATATATCCGATTCCCTTACCCCGGGGGGCAGAGAATCTATGGGGATGGATATATCCTGCTTTTCAGAGCTTCGATTAATAAGCCCCAGCGCACACGTGTCCATAGTATAACGTGCAATAACCAGGATGTGTATATCTGAGTGGAGAATTTTGAAAATTCCATGTTTCAGTGCATCGCTGGAACGCCTGAGCGCAATAAGATCACGGTAAAAAGAGAGGG
It includes:
- the ltrA gene encoding group II intron reverse transcriptase/maturase, which codes for MQTQGNRKIWYSLYGRMLERPRLEAAFRKVKAANGAPGVDGVSVKAFADRLAEQLDVLVKELKDKSYRPLPVLRVEIPKDGGGVRKLGIPSVRDRVVQQALLDILNPIFDPDFHPSSYGYRPGRSAHQAIDKASTFMRRYELEWVVDMDLSKCFDTLKHDFLLTQVRKRVADGSLLNLIRLFLESGVMTDAGEENTEEGSPQGGVISPLLANIYLDFFDQWSMARGYRIVRYADDILIFASSQKGAERRLAAATHFLEEEMGLAVNREKTHITNLYKGVRYLGVVISRHHTRIQEKKVKAFKDKVRKLTRRNSGRPLGSTIYELNPVLRGFANYFRIANCTKVFRELMSWVRRRLRAIQLRLWKRSSRLHRRLRQLGFQGEFKHIKMSSWRSAKSPLAAMALQNKHFEEMNLFSLDKVQVAISVRQLAG
- a CDS encoding prepilin peptidase, which gives rise to MENTAGFGFVILLLEVCAARDVREQIIPDTGTLLFFFPGLLYAVHRTPGDMLQSIVLAGAIVWFTAASARVFPGSFGWGDGKLLTALALSVPAATWYRGVLGCCSLFLIHGVFCSLKYGGRRRWKSLRGFAAPVGPYLLAGFLLMPLWVHADWMISSIVFDSIV
- a CDS encoding Six-hairpin glycosidase-like protein — its product is MQRTASIMIWGFVLLAAVFITACSSPPPPPPAPRVERFEREYPVNEEFEIYPDRVVQGEKTATVISSEKIESTYGTRKRTWLLQEDISSLPQFSSPEAPIYEALYNMALEESLQDIRSDGSFMAGKKWNGVWTRDISYAIQLSLAYVLPENSLTSLMAKVNEYGEIIQDTGTGGSWPISTDRIVWAIAAWELYLATGDAQWLDDAREILQRSIQRDTLNALDRETGLLFGETSFLDWREQTYPEWMEPKDIYESKAMSTNLLHARALEILSYMYDEAGDSPMSMEYFRMAERQYRLIADAFRLENGLYSLYLYPPIQGSRPVDKTGTLSNSLAAILAAEQDSPAAVLGGEISLSTEIPVVHFGIPTIEPQQPGIPPYHNKGIWPFVEAYYGIAGVREGNLAAFSHSLEAMTRSAALFLSHMENMVYDNGHYSGTEINSERQLWSVAGYLGMVYRGLFGINVQRDGVTFAPMLPENLGGGPVTLSGFTLRGMELNMTVRGTGSRIASMQIDGEPADPRNILQWRQGPVQIDIVLEQSGDSGSINLIASDIEAPKDPLIQDTGSNFSYRSLQSDARSFLWNGRERSPMGEAGPGRQGRGDIWSVLSTREGENRTLHSNLSRWTYDPDSVLRTPAGDEAVEIVPDPEQILEFSTDVEEDGRFYIVFEYANGSGPINTNNKTAIRTLFADEQRQGAIILPQRGERKWDDFGLSSGLFMNLEQGSHTFQLRYLPENRNMDGEVNRALIRSMLLIPVN
- a CDS encoding LacI family DNA-binding transcriptional regulator; the encoded protein is MSTMKDIAKRAGVGLGTVSRVVNGTGPVSDETRDRVHAAIKELDYRPNKIARKLVSGNRGSGFFGVLMPLFIHPFYFYILRGIYRFVEEMDMNLILFNRGKHPEQAMSHILQEDIIGLFVMSHDLSREEEQMLNHEKLLYCYLDYHKPHRPSVYVDNRYGGKLAAEHILSKGLKYPAYVGDVGNPQQQIDRFNGFQRRLEESDISVVGKKLVPNQFESDTAVEELLKEHPEIDSIFFFSDSHALESLPAVARWEKDLEIIGYDDLDFTGFLGLTTIHQPKDEIGYEAARLLYRLINDTVLLGEQEIILKPGISVRGPLALEHLRNRSMK